In the Candidatus Eisenbacteria bacterium genome, TGAACGCAAGCGCGTGAGGCGCGGGGTCGGCGATGAGTGACGATTCCCGAGGTGGCGCCATTGCTTCGCTCGTCATGCTCGGATTGCTCGTCGCGGCTCCTGCCATGACTCAGCCCGGCCCCGCGAGTCCGCCGGCTGCAGCCGCCGCGGTCCTCACGCGTGAGTCGATTCAGACCGCGAGCGGCCTGCGCGCGGACGTCGCGATCGCACGCTGGCCGATGCCTACATCGCGTTCTCCGTGTTCGCGGCCAGGGTCAAGTGCGGGCATACCTACCCGAACTTCTACAACCAGAAGAAGGCCACGCAGCAGGCGCTGTTCCGGGCGGGTCGTGTCCCCTTCTACTTCCGCTGGCTCGGGCGCCGAATGATCGTTTCGAAGTCCTTCGTCGACGATCCGCGCGTGCAGCCCGGGACCGAGGTCCTGGCGATCAACGGCACCCCGGTCGAAACGATCCTTTCGCGCCTCATGACGGTCGCGCGAGCCGACGGGAACAACACCGCGAAGCGCGTCAGCGGTCTCGAGGTTCAGGGCACCGATCGCATCGAAGCGTTCGATGTCTACTTTCCGCTGTTCTTTCCGAGTACGTCCTCCGAAATGACGCTTCGCGTCCGAGGGGTCGACGAACGCGCCATCTACGAGCTGGCCGTGCAGCCGCAGACAGCCGAGGCCCGCCTCGCAGCGATGACCGCAGCCGCCACGGCGCGCGACGGCGAGGCCGCACCGGCGTGGGAGTTTCGGCTGCTCGACGACGGCATCGGGCATTTGCGCATGCCGACCTGGGCGCTCTACGACAGCCAGTGGGACTGGAAGTCGTTTCTCACCGAGTCGATGCAGACGCTCGTCCAGAGAGACGTCGCCGACCTGGTGATCGACCTGCGCGGCAACGAAGGTGGCATGGACGTGGGCGACGAGTTGATCGCGCACCTCGCCGCGCACGAGGTGCCGCGCGAGGCGCTCCATCGCCGAGTGCGCTATCGGAAGGTGCCGGACGACCTGGTGCCCTATCTCGACACGTGGGATCCCTCGTTTCGAAATTGGGGCGCCGCGGCAGTGGACTCCTCGAATGGCTTCTACCGGCTGCGAAGGGACGCGGACGACGATCCCGGAAGCGCCATCCAGCCCATCGCGCCGCGGTACGCGGGCCGTGTGTGGGTGCTGATCGGCGCTGCGAACAGCTCGGCCACGTTCGAGTTCGCGCAGACGCTCAGACGCAATCAGCTCGGAACGCTGGTCGGGCAACCCACCGGGGGGAATCAGCGCGGCATCAATGGAGGCGCGTTCTTCTTCCTGCGGCTGCCGAACTCGGGTATCGAACTCGACCTGCCGCTGATCGGGCAGTTCTCCGACGGCCCGCGCCCGGATGCGGGACTTGAACCCGACCTGCTCGTCACTCGCTCGCAGCACGACATCGCGAGCGGGCGCGATGCGGAACTCGAAGCGGTGAGAGCCAGGGTTCGACGCGGACGCGACTGACGAGGCCGCTGGATCCGCAGGCCGGCGAGCGCCCTACGACCGCGCGAAGTCCTCGCCCGCGGCCATCCCGCCGCCGAGCTTTTCCTCGGCGTGGTGCTTGACGATGCGGGCCTCCGCCACGAACACGACCTCTTCCGCCACGTTGGTGGCGAGGTCGGCGACGCGCTCGAGATTCCGCGTCACGAGGATGAGCTGCAGCGCGCGGGAGATCGTCGCGGCATCGTCGCACATGCCTTGCTGGAGCTCGCGGAACAGGTCGTGTGCCAGATCGTCGACCTCGTCGTCGCGGCGCAGCAGCCCGCGGGCGGTCGGGGCGTCGAGCCGCACGAACGCATCGAGCGACTCGCGCAGCATCGCTCCCGCGAGTTGCGCGAGTCGCGGAATGTCCGCCGTCACCTTGAGCGGCGGCTCGGTGTCGAGGCGCTTGACGCACCCGGCGATGTTCACCGCGTGGTCGGCGATGCGCTCGAGATCGTTCGAGATCTTGAGCGCGGCCGTGATGAAGCGCAGGTCGGTCGCGAGCGGCTGACGCAACGCGAGCAGGCTCACGCAGCGCTCCTCGATGTCGATCTCGAGCCGGTCGACCGCCTTGTCGTCCGCGAACACTTCCTCGGCGAGCGCCATGTCGCGACGCTTGAGCGCTTCGATCGACTTCTGGACGATGGCTTCCGAGGCTCCGCCCATGCGCAGCAGCGTCTGCTTGAGGACGTCGAGTTCCTGATCGAAGTGGCGTTCCATGGGCTTAGCCGAACCGTCCGGTGATGTAGTCCTCGGTGACCTTCTCGCGCGGGCTGGTGAAGATCTGCCCCGTTTCACCATACTCGATCAGGTTGCCGGAAAGCATGAACGCCGTCGAGCCCGAGATGCGGGCGGCCTGCTGCATGTTGTGGGTCACGACCACGATCGTATAGGTCGCCTTCAAGTCGAGGATCAGCTCCTCGATACGTGCGGTCGCGGTCGGATCGAGCGCCGAAGCCGGCTCGTCCATGAGGATCACCTCGGGCTCGACCGCCAGACAGCGCGCGATGCACAGCCGCTGCTGCTGTCCACCCGACAGCTGCAGCGCCGAACGTTCGAGACGGTCCTTCACCTCGTCCCACAGCGCGGCGCGGCGCAGCGACAGTTCGACGCGCGCCTCGAGTTCGCCGCGATCCTTCAGGCCCAGCATGCGCAGGCCGAACGCGACGTTCTCGAACACGCTCTTCGGGAACGGATTCGGGCGCTGGAACACCATGCCCACGCGGCGGCGCAGCTCGACCACGTCGGTGCCGGGCGCGAGCACCTGAATGTCGGCGACCCGGATTTCGCCTTCGGTGCGGACGCCGGCGATCAGGTCGTTCATGCGATTGAACGAGCGCAGGAGCGTGCTCTTACCGCACCCCGAAGGACCGATGATCGCGGTCACGCTGTGGCCGGGGATCCCGATCGTCACGCCCTTCAACGCGTGATGCGAGCCGTAATAGAGATGGAAGTCGCGAGTGCCCAGGACCGGCGGCGCCTCGGTGCGAACCGTCACGCGCTCCTCCTCGGGTGTCCCGCTCGGACGGCGCAACGAGGCGGCCGGCAACGGCGGGGCGGGTTTTCGAACCGGCGTACGCACCGACATCCTAATGCCTCCCGGCCAGGCGCGCCCGCAGTCGTGCGCGAAGAAGGATTGCGGTCAGGTTGAGCAGGAAGGTGATCAATAGCAGCACCAGCACCGTTCCGTAGAGGATCGGTTTGGTCTGCTCAA is a window encoding:
- the pstB gene encoding phosphate ABC transporter ATP-binding protein: MSVRTPVRKPAPPLPAASLRRPSGTPEEERVTVRTEAPPVLGTRDFHLYYGSHHALKGVTIGIPGHSVTAIIGPSGCGKSTLLRSFNRMNDLIAGVRTEGEIRVADIQVLAPGTDVVELRRRVGMVFQRPNPFPKSVFENVAFGLRMLGLKDRGELEARVELSLRRAALWDEVKDRLERSALQLSGGQQQRLCIARCLAVEPEVILMDEPASALDPTATARIEELILDLKATYTIVVVTHNMQQAARISGSTAFMLSGNLIEYGETGQIFTSPREKVTEDYITGRFG
- the phoU gene encoding phosphate signaling complex protein PhoU — protein: MERHFDQELDVLKQTLLRMGGASEAIVQKSIEALKRRDMALAEEVFADDKAVDRLEIDIEERCVSLLALRQPLATDLRFITAALKISNDLERIADHAVNIAGCVKRLDTEPPLKVTADIPRLAQLAGAMLRESLDAFVRLDAPTARGLLRRDDEVDDLAHDLFRELQQGMCDDAATISRALQLILVTRNLERVADLATNVAEEVVFVAEARIVKHHAEEKLGGGMAAGEDFARS